A section of the Streptomyces xinghaiensis S187 genome encodes:
- a CDS encoding DMT family transporter, producing the protein MRSKSLLTSSVPASGLSVGRALVFLAVAGAAWGTVGAAAALLHGLSDLGPVALSFWRCAGGLVLMLGWSVPAAVRPARRMPGAPEPAGRRWLRILGTGCGMTLFQTAYFAAVLETGLAVGTVVTLGAGPVLIAVGARLLMGERLGRGGLAAVAGALAGLVVLVLGGGGGTVRPLGVGLALLSAAGYAGVGLLARWLGRHGARADHRSTTTWALAVGAVCLLPWGLSEGLLPHTGEPGRVLGLLVYVAAVPTALAYALYFAGAAVVRAATTSVVMLIEPVAAAVIAVLLLGERLTGAMLLGTGLLLAAVTGLAVAETRAAAPVRPGASGLRAAPVRGRVTGGSRVPARGGRRWLSRR; encoded by the coding sequence GTGCGCTCCAAGTCTCTTCTCACCTCGTCCGTGCCCGCGTCCGGCCTGTCCGTGGGCCGGGCTCTCGTCTTCCTCGCCGTGGCCGGCGCGGCCTGGGGCACCGTCGGAGCGGCCGCCGCGCTGCTGCACGGCCTCAGCGACCTCGGCCCCGTCGCGCTGTCCTTCTGGCGCTGCGCCGGCGGGCTCGTCCTGATGCTCGGCTGGTCGGTGCCGGCCGCCGTGCGGCCCGCGCGGCGGATGCCGGGGGCGCCCGAGCCCGCGGGCCGGCGGTGGCTGCGCATCCTCGGCACCGGCTGCGGGATGACCCTGTTCCAGACCGCCTACTTCGCCGCGGTGCTGGAGACCGGGCTCGCGGTCGGCACCGTGGTGACCCTGGGAGCGGGCCCGGTCCTGATCGCTGTCGGCGCCCGGCTGCTGATGGGGGAGCGCCTCGGACGCGGCGGCCTGGCCGCGGTGGCCGGAGCGCTCGCCGGCCTCGTGGTGCTCGTCCTGGGCGGCGGCGGGGGCACGGTCCGTCCTCTCGGGGTGGGGCTGGCGCTCCTCTCCGCTGCCGGATACGCCGGGGTCGGCCTGCTCGCCCGATGGCTGGGGCGGCACGGGGCCCGGGCGGACCACCGCTCCACGACGACGTGGGCTCTCGCGGTCGGGGCGGTCTGCCTGCTGCCCTGGGGCCTGTCGGAGGGGCTGCTGCCGCACACCGGGGAACCCGGGCGGGTGCTCGGGCTGCTGGTGTACGTGGCCGCGGTGCCGACCGCGCTGGCCTACGCGCTGTACTTCGCCGGCGCGGCGGTCGTCCGGGCGGCCACCACCTCGGTCGTCATGCTGATCGAGCCGGTTGCCGCGGCCGTGATCGCGGTGCTTCTCCTCGGTGAACGTCTCACCGGGGCCATGCTGCTGGGCACCGGGCTGCTGCTGGCCGCGGTGACGGGGCTGGCTGTCGCGGAAACCCGGGCGGCCGCCCCGGTGCGCCCGGGTGCTTCCGGGCTCCGGGCCGCGCCGGTCCGGGGCCGCGTGACGGGTGGATCCCGTGTGCCCG
- a CDS encoding EamA family transporter: MQTSRGRSAGLGLALVSALAFGGSGVAAKPLIEAGMTPLHVVWLRVAGAALVLLPLAWRHRGLLRRRPALLTGFGLLAVAGVQVCYFAAISRIPVGVALLVEYLAPALVLGWVRFVQRRPVTRAAALGAVLAVGGLACVVEVWAGLGFDALGLLLALGAACCQVGYFVLSDHGSGGDDTADPAGVIAYGFLIGAAALTLLARPWGIDWHLLAGRAELADAAVPAALLLGWVVLVATVLAYLTGVVAVRRLSPQVAGVVACLEAVVATVLAWVLLGEHLSAPQLLGGAAVLAGALIAQSSVPKDGAGVVARTAEPPSPAPAEGRSVREGTG; the protein is encoded by the coding sequence ATGCAGACGTCCCGTGGAAGATCCGCCGGTCTCGGGCTCGCCCTCGTCTCGGCACTCGCCTTCGGCGGCTCGGGTGTGGCGGCCAAGCCGCTGATCGAGGCGGGCATGACCCCGCTGCACGTGGTGTGGCTGCGGGTCGCGGGCGCCGCACTGGTGCTGCTGCCCCTCGCCTGGCGCCACCGCGGACTCCTGCGCCGGCGTCCCGCACTGCTCACCGGCTTCGGCCTGCTGGCCGTCGCCGGGGTGCAGGTCTGCTACTTCGCGGCGATCTCGCGCATCCCGGTGGGGGTCGCCCTGCTCGTGGAGTATCTGGCTCCGGCCCTGGTCCTCGGCTGGGTCCGGTTCGTGCAGCGGCGGCCGGTGACACGGGCGGCGGCGCTCGGGGCCGTCCTCGCCGTCGGCGGCCTGGCCTGTGTGGTGGAGGTCTGGGCGGGGCTCGGCTTCGACGCCCTCGGGCTGCTCCTCGCGCTCGGCGCGGCCTGCTGCCAGGTCGGCTACTTCGTGCTGTCCGACCACGGCAGCGGCGGTGACGACACGGCCGACCCGGCCGGTGTCATCGCGTACGGATTCCTGATCGGCGCTGCCGCGCTGACCCTGCTCGCCCGTCCGTGGGGCATCGACTGGCACCTCCTCGCCGGGCGGGCGGAGCTGGCGGACGCGGCGGTGCCCGCGGCGCTGCTGCTCGGCTGGGTGGTCCTGGTCGCCACCGTCCTGGCCTATCTGACCGGCGTGGTGGCCGTACGGCGGCTGTCGCCGCAGGTGGCCGGGGTGGTGGCGTGCCTGGAGGCGGTCGTCGCCACCGTCCTCGCCTGGGTGCTGCTGGGGGAACACCTGTCCGCGCCCCAACTGCTGGGCGGAGCCGCGGTGCTGGCCGGTGCCCTCATCGCCCAGAGCTCGGTGCCCAAGGACGGCGCGGGGGTGGTGGCCCGGACGGCGGAGCCGCCCTCCCCGGCACCCGCGGAGGGCCGGTCCGTCCGCGAGGGGACCGGTTAA